The following proteins are co-located in the Nerophis lumbriciformis linkage group LG22, RoL_Nlum_v2.1, whole genome shotgun sequence genome:
- the LOC140679725 gene encoding lipid droplet assembly factor 1-like isoform X2, with protein sequence MQHSRAEMQQLWEGWTTVSDQVYSNPKVTLLMNSRVGQYLSGRPVLALAVFFFCVMAAVPVGIFLAFAVATAIMSAVSLVFLEGFLLSVAAITLLCVLSGLAFFSVMMSAIFAAFYVTVSSLINFYHTSQMTKEVNDEEDNEEEMLTKDKMK encoded by the exons ATGCAACACAGCCGCGCTGAGATGCAGCAGCTGTGGGAAGGCTGGACCACAGTCTCTGACCAGGTCTACAGCAACCCCAAG GTAACACTGCTGATGAACAGCAGAGTGGGTCAGTACCTGAGTGGACGTCCTGTGTTGGCTCtggccgtcttcttcttctgtgtCATGGCTGCAGTTCCAGTGGGAATCTTCCTCGCGTTCGCTGTGGCCACCGCCATCATGTCGGCGGTCAGCTTGGTGTTTTTGGAGG GGTTCCTGCTGAGTGTGGCGGCCATCACTCTGCTCTGCGTCCTCTCCGGCCTGGCCTTCTTCTCCGTGATGATGTCAGCCATCTTTGCAGCCTTTTACGTCACCGTCTCCAGCCTGATCAACTTCTACCACACCTCACAGATGACCAAG GAAGTGAACGACGAGGAGGACAATGAAGAGGAAATGTTGACGAAGGACAAGATGAAATAA
- the LOC140679725 gene encoding lipid droplet assembly factor 1-like isoform X1 → MQHSRAEMQQLWEGWTTVSDQVYSNPKVTLLMNSRVGQYLSGRPVLALAVFFFCVMAAVPVGIFLAFAVATAIMSAVSLVFLEGFLLSVAAITLLCVLSGLAFFSVMMSAIFAAFYVTVSSLINFYHTSQMTKQEVNDEEDNEEEMLTKDKMK, encoded by the exons ATGCAACACAGCCGCGCTGAGATGCAGCAGCTGTGGGAAGGCTGGACCACAGTCTCTGACCAGGTCTACAGCAACCCCAAG GTAACACTGCTGATGAACAGCAGAGTGGGTCAGTACCTGAGTGGACGTCCTGTGTTGGCTCtggccgtcttcttcttctgtgtCATGGCTGCAGTTCCAGTGGGAATCTTCCTCGCGTTCGCTGTGGCCACCGCCATCATGTCGGCGGTCAGCTTGGTGTTTTTGGAGG GGTTCCTGCTGAGTGTGGCGGCCATCACTCTGCTCTGCGTCCTCTCCGGCCTGGCCTTCTTCTCCGTGATGATGTCAGCCATCTTTGCAGCCTTTTACGTCACCGTCTCCAGCCTGATCAACTTCTACCACACCTCACAGATGACCAAG CAGGAAGTGAACGACGAGGAGGACAATGAAGAGGAAATGTTGACGAAGGACAAGATGAAATAA